The region CTGCTGGCTGATCGTCACCGACTGGGTGAAGCTGTTGATATTGGCGTATTCGGCAAAGAAGCGATCCAGCACGGCGGCGAGCGTGATGATGCCCGAGCCTTCAAAGGCCGCCTCGTCATAGGTCACGCTGATTTCCAGCCCGCGCGCCGGGAAGAAGCCATCGGCGCGGCGGATCGAGCGCACGACAGGCCGGGTCTTCAGCGACTTGATGCCCTGGATCTGCGCCTCGGTGATGCTGTCGGACATGTCGGCGAAGAGGCTCAGCAATTCGCGCAGGCTTTCCGCACCGTCGCGGCCCGGCCGGTCATCCAGCCCGAAATGGTTCAGCGACAGATAGGACAGAAGCCGCCAGTAGACATCCCCCTGTTCCGCCCGATGCGGCGCGCCCCGGTCGATCTCCAGCATGGAATCGCGCGGCTTGGTCGGGCCGATCAGGCAGGACAGCGCCACGCTGGTATCGCTGGTGAAGTGGAAATCGTCCTTGCTGCCGGCGATGGGCAGGTATTCGGGCAGGTGGCGGTTGGAACAGAGCGCCCGGATCTGCAACCGCTGCGCCCGGTTGGCGACCTCCTCGGCGGGCGGTTCGTAAAGCGCGATATAGGTCTCGGTGCCGCGATAGCGATGGCGGCTGCCAAAGCGGCGTTCATGCGTGGTCAGCCGACGGGGCTTCCGGCGGGCAGTGTAGTAGAGCGCCTGCCGGGGCGGGGTGCCGCCATCGGGCAGCGCGTAAAGCGGGCGCACCTCGACCTTGTCGGCGCTGCTGCCGTAATGGGCAAAGACCTGCGCGATGCGGTGGATCTCGTAATGCGTGACCGGGCTACTGTCCGGCGTCACCACGAATTCATGTCGCTTCTGGTCCAGCCGCACCTGACTGCTGGTTTCCTCGAAGAGGTTGATCGCCGGGGCACAGTTCAGCGCGACATGACCCGACCCCAGACGGGCGGCCAGGACATCGTCGCTGCGGCGGAACTCGATGACGATCTCGACCCGATCCGTGGGGATTCGCGACAGGAGGGGGCGCAGGCCGGTCAGGCGAAAGCCGAGATGCTTCCTCGGGAAGATGAAAGCCTCGCGCAGATGGGCGAAGCCGTCGAACAGGCGGGTATCGCGGCTGAACAGGCGTTCGCTTTCATCAAAGCCGATCTGGCTCAGCTGATCGGGGTTCAGCCGCAGGAAAGCCGGATCGCCCTGCTTGTCGATCCAGCGCAGCGAGATCCGCAGCCGGTCGCAATGGATCTGTTCATAGAGCGCCGCCGCCTGCCCGAAATCCGGCGCGGTCAGGTTCAGGACCAGCTCGTCCAGCGGCAAGCCGGCCATGCCGCCCGCCGTGCTGCGGCGGATGCCCAGTTGCAGCCCGGCCTTGGTCCGGGGATCGGGGTCCTGCCCCAGCGCGCCGAGGGGACCGGGCGCGTCGTGATAGGTGATCGCCTCCACCGACAGCGGCCAAAGGGTCAAGGGCGAGGTCAGCTGGAAGCGGCAGGAGACCCGCTGGTCGGCATCGACAAAACGCGCATCCAGATATTCACCGGGCTGGAAGCGCCAGCCCTCGTCCAGCTTGCGCTCGTCCGCCGGAGGCTGGGCCTGCACCAGCATGACCGAGGGGATCGGCGCCAGGGCGTCGGGGAAGATCTGTTCCAGAAGCTCCGTGGTGAAGCCACGAAACTCCTCGTCCAGCTTCAGCTGCACCCGCGCGGCAAGGAAGGCCGTGCCTTCCAGCAGCCCGGCAACGGCCGGGTCGGTATTGTCGCGCAACAACCCGCCAAGGCGGTCGGCTATACCCGGATACTCGGCGGCAAATTCGGCAGACCGCTCGTAGAGCATGGCCAGTTCGCGGTTGTAGAGGTCGCGGAAGGCCTTTCTCATCGCTCGGGCCGCCCGCCGGTCATGCGCAGCTTGCCGGCGCCCAGATCGACCTCGGCCACGAAATCCATCGGCAGGTCGGCGGGAGAGGCCCGCATCTCGGCGGTGATGTCGAAGAAGATGCGCTGGTCGGTCTTGGCGCTGCGCTCGGACACGCGCACCTCGAGCGTTTCCGCGATCAGGCGCGGCTCGTGCCGGACCAGCGATTCGCGGATAGATGCGGCGATGCGCGCGGTGGTTTCCTGGCTTCGCGTCAGGCTGGACATGTCGCGGAAGCCGTAATTGATGATGGATTTCTGCACCAGCGGCGCATCGGACAGGTCGACCAGCGCGTCGAGACGGATCGTGTTCATCAGGCTGGCAATGTCGATGGCCAGATCGGATTGCATGGAAACCGGGTCGCTGCCGTCGCGGCTTTGGCGGCGCCGGACCGAGATGATGCGGTCGTCATCGGCGCGGCGCTCTGAGGGCGCGGCATCGCGCGCATCGCCCGCACGGGCGGCGGCGCGAAAGACCTGCAGGATCGACATCTGCCGGTCGGGGCGTTTCTGGGGGCTGCGGCTCATCGGGTCTCAGCCTGCCATAGAAAATCCCCGGCGCAAGTCTGCGCTGCGCCGGGGATCGTTCCTGTCAGGGAATGACGCTGATCGCTTGGGATCAGGCGTTCCATTCCTTGTTCTCGGCGATGTCCCAGCCGGCCATCGTCTCGGCGCCGGCAGCGCCCGATTCTTCCTGCAGGGTGTAGAGCACTTCGAACTTGCGGAAGTTCAGCGTCAGGGTTTCCTGGATGCGGTCGAGACCGTCCTTGGAACCGCCGGTGTTGTAGCTGGTGATCATGATGTTTTCCATCTTGATCCGGAAATACTCGACCGGGGCCGTTCCGCCCGATTTCCGGACGATCAGTTCGCCGTTCTCGATATGCTCGCCGTTGGTGCAGCGCTTGATCAGGTCATTCGAGGCCAGATCGACATATTTGGTCAGGGTGATGTCCTGAACATTCACCTTGCCGCCGCCGCCGCCAGAGCCGACATGGGTGGTTCCCGACTGGGTCAGACCCCAGTTCCAGGCCAGAACATCAATGTTGTTCCGGTGGGTATCGTCCTGCGATTCCCCTTTGATATTGTTCGAAAGTTTCAGGAAGATATCAACGGCCATGCACTCGCTCCTTTAATCACGACAGCCAGGTAAAAAACTCATTTGCCTTTCGGCAGCTTGGACACCAGACTCATCCCGATGTCCATTCCTTCAAGCTGGAAATGCGGCTTGAGGAAGAACTTTCCGACATAATAGCCGGGATTCTCCTCGTCCTCGACCACTTCCACTTTGGCCCCCGCCAAAGGTTTCTTGGCTTTCTCCCGCTCGCTCGCGCTTTCGGGATTGCCGGATACATATTTGTTGACCCAACTCTGCAACTGCGTCTGAAGTTGCAAGCGGTCGGGATTTTGTCCGATCTTGTCGCGCACCATTACCTTCAGATAGTGACTGAAGCGTGACACGGCGAAGATATAGGGCAGGCGCGAGGACATGTTGTCCGAGGCCGTCGCCATGTCATCGACGTATTTCTTGGGCCGGTACAGCGTCTGCGCGCCGATGAAGGCGGCCTTGTCGGTATGCTTGCGGTGGATCAGCCCGATCAGCCCGGCCTTGGACAGCTCGCCCTCGCGCCGGTCGGTGATCGACACTTCGGTCGGGCATTTCAGGTCTTTCGACCCATCGCCGGTCTCGAAGGTGTGGCTCGGCAGGTTCAGCACCTCGCCACCCGACTGCACGCCGCGGATCTGCACCGTCCAGCCATATTCCTTGTGCGCGCGGTTTATGTTCACCGCCATCGCGTGGGCGGCGTTCATCCAGGCATATTGCTTGCCGTCATGGCCGTCGGTTTCCTCCTGGAAATCGAATTCCTCGACCACCGAATTGGTGTTCTGGCCATAGGGCTCACGCGAGAGGACGCGCGGCAGGGTCAGCGCCAGGTAGCGGCTGTCCTGGCTGTCGCGCAGGCTGTTCCACGCAGCATAGTCCGGGGTCTCGAAGATCTCGGACAGGTCAGGCGGCGTGCCGATCTCGGTCCAGCTGTCCATGCCCAGCAGCTCGGGCGCGGCCGAGCTCATGAAGGGCGCATGGGCCGCAGCCGCCACCTTGCCGATCGCGCGCAAGAGGCCCACATCGGCGGTCGACTGGTCGAAATAGTAATCGCCCACCAGCGCGCCGAAGGGCTTGCCGCCGAGCGTGCCGAATTCCTGTTCGTAGATCTTCAGATGCAGCGGCGACTTGTCCCATTTCGCGCCGGGATAGCGCCGCATCATCGCCGCCAGTTCCTGCTTCGAGGCGTTCAGCACCTTGACCCGCAGGGTGGCGTCGGTTTCCGAATTGTTGATCGTATAGGCCAGACCGCGCCACGAGGCTTCCAGTTTCTGGAACTCGTCGTGATGCATCACCTCGTTCAGCTGGTCGGACAGTTTCTTGTCCATCTTCGCCAGCATGGCGGTGATGGTGTCGATCACGTCCTCGCCGATCAGGGTCTCGTCCTGCAGCGCCTCGTTGACCAGGGCGACAACGGCGTTGTCCACCTCTTTCGCGGCGACATCGGTGCGCGGCTTGATGGTCTGGCGCAGGATGTCGGAAAATTCGTCAAGCTCGGCGAGGCCGGCATTCTCTTTGCCGGCCTGCTGGGGGGCTTGGGCCATGACTTAGTCCTCCGTGCCGTCGTCCGATGCGGATTTGGCGCTTTCGCGCGCGGCCAGGGCCGCCATCAGCTCGGGGTCGTTCAAGAGCTGCCGGATCTGTTCCTGCGCCTTGGGTTTCGAATTCATGTAACGCTGCAGGTTCGCCAGATGCTGGCGCGCCTCGAGCAGTTTCTTCAGCGCCGGGATCTGCCGGGCGATGGCGGCCGGTTCGAAATCTTCCATCGACCGGAATTCCAGATTGACCCCCAGGCGACCGCCCTCGGCCCCCAGCTCGTTCTCGACGTTATAGGTCAGGCCCGGTGTCACGCTGTCCATGAACTCGTCCAGCGAGGCGGCGGTGACATCCACGAAATCGCGCTCCTCCAGCGGCTTTTTCTCGACCGGAGAGGCATTGCCCGAGAGGTCCGACATCACGCCCATGACGAAGGGCAGTTCGACCATCTTCTCGCTGTCATAGGGATCTTCGTAGGAAATATTCACCCGCGGCGGGCGATTACGCTTGATAAAATCGGTCGACTTGTCCGCGGCCATCATTAAACTCCCAACAGTTGCGTGCGACGAAACAATCAAATCTTGACTGTGTCAATGGCACAGCCCGGAATCCCTGTCCGAAAGGTCAAAGCCTAGCCTTTCGCCTCGGCCTTCGGCATCAATTCCGCAACAATCGACTGGAATCCCTTGTCCATGAAGCCCCGTGCCCGGGCCAGCAGGATCGGAATCGGGCTGGCCGGTTCGCGTGCGGCATAGAAAGCCTCGACCGCCTGCAACTGCGCGGCGACCTCGGCACGCGAGGTCAGAACGAGCGGTTCAGCCGCCGGTGCCTCGGTGCCCCCGGCCTGCGGATCAAATCCGCCAAGCGCGTTCTCGCTGAGCTTCTTCATCCGCTCCATCGACAGGGCAAAACCGGTTTCGGGCACGAATCCGATCACCGCCTTGCCGGCATCACCGGGCAGCAGCGTCTCAAGCGCCTCGATCAACGGCCGACCGATCAACAGCCGTGCCTGCGTCACCAGAAGCAGCGCCGGCGAGGACGGTTCGTTTCGCGCAAGGAAGCGCTCAGTCCCTTCCAGCGCCGCGCGCACGCCCGCGCGATCAGCGATGGCGTCGATGGGGGGCAGCGCCGCGAGCGGGGCCGGGGCGGTTGAGGGCTGATCCGGCGTGGCTTCGGTGGGCGCCTCCACCGGGATCGGCGCGGGCTCGACCTGGCTGGACCAGATCACCAGTTCCGGCCGCGCCTCCTGCAGCAGTTTCTGCATCCCGGTCAGCGCATCCAGCGTCTCGGCAACCGAGGGGCGGAAGCGCGCGGTGGGATGTGCCGCGCAAAGTTCGACGATGCGCGACAGCGCCTGTGCCGCGCGCCCGAGGTCACCATGCAGACGCTCGACCAGTTTCTGATGCGCCGGCGAGGCCAGGGTCGACATGATCGGACCGCGTTCGATCCCCTCCTCCGAGGCCCGCCCGCTTGCCTGACCCGTTGCGACGAGATAGCGGCGATAAGTCGCATCCGCCTGACCGGCCAGCGGCAGGTAATGCAGCGGCATGACCACCGTCTTGATCGAGCCCAGTTCTTCCAGCGCCGCCCGGCGGTCGGCCGAGGAACCCTCGACGCCCGGATGCAGGGCATCGGGCCATTGGATCAGCGCCTCCGCCATCACCTGCAGCGTGTCGGCGAAATCGCCCGGCCGGCCGGCGAGAATCTGGAACCGCGCCAGCAAGGACAGCAGCCGCAGGTCGCGGCTCTGGCGCAGAAGATCGCTGATCGCCTGGGTCTCGGCCCGAAGGTTGATGGATTTCGGATCAAAGACCTGGTCGATGCTGCCCTCGACCCCGGCCATGCCCGGCGTGACATAGCGCTCGGGCAGCCGCACCTCGGCCTCGTAATAGTAGTCGATGAAGGCGGGCGCGCCCTCGGCCTCGAGATCGGGGCCGCAAGGCGCGTCCTCGCTGATCGGCTGCAACAGCCAGTTCAGCGGCAAGGCCTGAGTTTCAGCCATCCTTCGGCTCCTTTCCCGCGACGCCGCCCTGACGCTCGACCATGTCGCGATAGGCCGCGGAGAAATGAATCAGGAACTCGTCCAGCATCCCGTTCTCATGCGGCGCGGTCTTCTTGTCCCACCGCTCGACAAAAATCTCCCAGGCCTTGGCGCGCTTGTTGCCGCCAAGACGCCCGGTCTCGGCCTCGGGCTCGATGGTCTCGGGGGCCAGATCGGTCATCAGCTTGGCCAGCGCCGGCTGCAGCGCGGCAAACAGTGCCGCCTGATGCAGCCGCAGGTCGTTCAGCGCATCGTCAAAGCCGGACACCCCGTCCTGGAAGCCGGCACGCGGTTTCAGGAACATGGTCTCGAGGGCCTGGTCGACATCGGGCAGGAATTTCAGCGGATTGTTGTCCGCCGCCCCGCGCATCGTGCGCTCGCCGGTCCGGGCGAACTGCTTGGCGGCGGCGCGGTCCTGCAGCGCCATCATCACCTGCTGCGCCACGCGACGGACCGTCTGGCCCAGAACCTGCGCCAGCTGATCGGGTGCCACGTCGGCGTAGAGGTCGGGCGGCAGGCCGGCGCCCTTGCAGAAGGCGCGGACGAAATCATGCTCGGGCGCGGGCGCGGCGGGCGGCTGGAAACCGGTGATCTCGCGCGGCGCGGATGGTGGGGCGGCGAAGGTAGACGGATCGTCCAAAGGCGGCACCACCGGAGGCGCGTAGCGACGCGCAGGCTGGCGCGAAGGGCCGGTCGGGATGAAATCGTCGGCGAAGTCATGGCGCTGGCCCAGATGCCGGGCCGGCAGCGGATCGATCGGCGCGGAGGGGCCACCCTCCAGCGCCCAGGGATCCTCGGCAAAGCCCGGCGCCTGCGAGCGGTCGGGCAGCGAGACGGGCGTCAGCGCCGAGCCCTGCCCCGGCTGATCCAACAGAACGACGATGATGTATTGCCCGACCTGGAAGCGGTCGCCGTCCTGCAGCGGGTGCGGCCCGTCCAGCCGGTAGCGCTGGCCCTGCAGGAAGGTGCCGTTGGTCGAGACATCGCGCAGCCACCAACCGCGCTCGTCGAGGTAGACATCGAAATGATGGCCCGAGATGTGCCGGCTGGCATCGGGCAGCACCCAGCCCATGCCGCCCGAACGGCCCGCGGACAGCCCGCCATCGGGGACCTGCACGCTGGCCGGGCCGCCATCGTCCAGCACCTGATAATTCTCGATCTGCAGGGTCAGGGTCATGGGCGTGGTCAGTAGACGCGGAACAGCGTTTCGGCCATGTCGATGAACCGGGCGAGAAAGATCGGTCGCCGGTGCAACTCGGCGCGCGCAAGGCAGGACAGCACGGCACTGTTGACCGAGCGCGGGGCGCGGTGCAGCGGCGCGGGCATGGGATCGTTCGGCGCCACCGGCCCGCCCGACCAGGCCACGGCCAGGCCCAGAAGCACCGAGGGCGTCCTCGACGGCGCCCAGAGTGCATCGCGCGCGATCCGCTGGCGCATGGCGGTCGAGGGGTGGTTCAGCCAGGCGGCCACCAACTCCATCATCGGCCGTTCCATCGGATCGAGGTAATCGGCCATCAGACGCAGGCACTCATAACCCCAGCGCACCGACATCTGCGGCAAGGCGGCGAAGGCGGTATAGGTCACGGCCTCCTCGGGCGTGGTCGACGCGCGCAGCCGGCCCAGGAAGGCCAGCGGGTCCTCGCCCGGGCGCGGGCGCTGCTGGGTCAGTTCGGCAATCTCGGGCAGGCGCAGGTACAGGTCTTGCGGCGTGTCGAACCGCAGCGCGCCGATGGGCGGCCGCGTCTTGTCCGCATCGGACCGCGTCGGCGGAGGGGTCGAGTCATTCATGGCACTGCCGGAACCGTTTAACTGGCGAGAAGATCAAGGCTTTGGGCGGGAAGGTCAAGCCCGTGACCGACTGTACGGAAACAGGTCAGCGAGGGTTGGTTTTGCGTTTTGTGCAATTTTCCCGATGATCGTGGGAGAAAAACTGAAGAAGCCACAACCGGAAGGCAGGCCACCATGACCGAGACCGGAGGGACTCCGCAACCCGACGACGACCTGTTCCACGACACGGATTACGTCGTGGGCCAAGACAATATCGAAGGCTCGCTGGGGCCGGTCGGGTTCGACATCCACAATCCGGTTTTCGTGGTCTCGGCCCTGACGGCGATGACCTTCATCCTGCTGACGCTGATCTTTCCCGAAACGGCGGGTGGCGTGTTCCAGTCGATCGTCAGTTTCGCCACCCAGACGCTCGACTGGTATTTCATGATCGTCGTGGATTTCTTCGTGATCTTCTGCTTCGCGCTGATCGTCTCGCCCTATGGCGGCATCAGGCTGGGCGGCAAGGATGCCGAACCGGAATACAGCTATCTTTCGTGGTTCGCGATGCTGTTTGCCGCCGGCATCGGCATCGGGCTTCTGTTCTTCGGCGTGCTCGAGCCGGTCTATCACATGAACGTCTCCTCGCCGCTTGGCGTGCCCTCGCCCATCGGGCCGGACGGGCAGATCATCCCCGAGAACATCGCCGAGGCCCGCGCCCTTGGCATTGCCGGCACCTATTTCCACTGGGGCCTGCATGGCTGGGCGGTCTATGTGGTGATGGCACTGGCGCTGTCGCTTTTCACCTATAACAAGGGCCTGCCCTTCTCGATCCGCTCGGCCTTCTATCCGATCCTTGGCGAGCGCGTCTGGGGCTGGTGGGGCCATGCCATCGACATCCTTGCGGTCTTCTCGACCCTCTTCGGGCTGGCGACCAGCCTTGGGCTTGGCGCGCAGCAGGCCAATGCCGGGCTGAACTTCGTCTTCGGGCTCGAGGTGAACACCTCGACGCAGGTGATCATCATCATTCTGGTGACGGCGGTGGCGCTGGTCTCGGTCTGGCGGGGACTGGATGGTGGGGTCAAGATCCTGTCCGAGATCAACATGGTGATGGCGCTGTTGTTCTTTCTCTTCGTCCTCTTCGCCGGGCCGACGCTGGCGGCGCTGGACGGGTTCTGGACCGGGCTGGTCACCTATGTCCGCGATTTCATCCCGCTCTCGGCGCCGTTCGGACGCGAGGATGACGCCTATCGCGAGGGCTGGTCGGCCTTCTACTGGGCGTGGTGGGTCAGCTGGGCGCCCTTCGTCGGCATGTTCATCGCCCGGGTCTCGCGCGGCCGCACGGTGCGGGAGTTCGTCATCTGCGTGCTGCTGATCCCCAGCCTGATGATCTTCATCTGGATGGGTGTCTTTGGCGGCATCGCGATCGAGACGCTGTTCGCCGATCCGGAAAACAGCCTGGTCAAGGAATATGTCATCGACAATTACAGCCCGGAGCTGTCGCTGTTCGGGATGCTGGCCGAACTACCGCTGACCGGGCTGATGTCGACCATCGCCATCGTGCTGGCACTGGTCTTTTTTGTCACCTCGTCCGATTCCGGCTCGCTGGTGGTCGACACGATCACCGCCGGCGGCAAGATCGACGCGCCGAAACCGCAGCGGATCTTCTGGGCGACGATCGAGGGGCTGATCGCCATCGTGCTGCTGATCGGCGGCGGGCTGTCGGCACTGCAGGCAGGGGTGACGGCGACCGGCATCCCCTTCTCGGTGGTGATGGTGCTGATGTGCTATTCCATCATCAAGGCGCTTCAGACCGAGCCACGATAGCGCGCGGGCGCGCGGCTCAGCGATCCTTCTGGCTGCGCGGCCTGCGATGGCTGCGCAGCGATTGCACCACATCGACCCCGGCCAGCGCCAGCGTCACCGCGATCACCCCACCCAGATCCCAGCGCGGCACATACCAGACCAGAACCAGCAGCGACGCGGCCATGACCGCATAGGCGAAAAGCGCCATCAGCCTGTCC is a window of Paracoccus zhejiangensis DNA encoding:
- the tssF gene encoding type VI secretion system baseplate subunit TssF — translated: MRKAFRDLYNRELAMLYERSAEFAAEYPGIADRLGGLLRDNTDPAVAGLLEGTAFLAARVQLKLDEEFRGFTTELLEQIFPDALAPIPSVMLVQAQPPADERKLDEGWRFQPGEYLDARFVDADQRVSCRFQLTSPLTLWPLSVEAITYHDAPGPLGALGQDPDPRTKAGLQLGIRRSTAGGMAGLPLDELVLNLTAPDFGQAAALYEQIHCDRLRISLRWIDKQGDPAFLRLNPDQLSQIGFDESERLFSRDTRLFDGFAHLREAFIFPRKHLGFRLTGLRPLLSRIPTDRVEIVIEFRRSDDVLAARLGSGHVALNCAPAINLFEETSSQVRLDQKRHEFVVTPDSSPVTHYEIHRIAQVFAHYGSSADKVEVRPLYALPDGGTPPRQALYYTARRKPRRLTTHERRFGSRHRYRGTETYIALYEPPAEEVANRAQRLQIRALCSNRHLPEYLPIAGSKDDFHFTSDTSVALSCLIGPTKPRDSMLEIDRGAPHRAEQGDVYWRLLSYLSLNHFGLDDRPGRDGAESLRELLSLFADMSDSITEAQIQGIKSLKTRPVVRSIRRADGFFPARGLEISVTYDEAAFEGSGIITLAAVLDRFFAEYANINSFTQSVTISQQRGEIMRWPPRTGSGALL
- the tssE gene encoding type VI secretion system baseplate subunit TssE; this encodes MSRSPQKRPDRQMSILQVFRAAARAGDARDAAPSERRADDDRIISVRRRQSRDGSDPVSMQSDLAIDIASLMNTIRLDALVDLSDAPLVQKSIINYGFRDMSSLTRSQETTARIAASIRESLVRHEPRLIAETLEVRVSERSAKTDQRIFFDITAEMRASPADLPMDFVAEVDLGAGKLRMTGGRPER
- a CDS encoding Hcp family type VI secretion system effector; protein product: MAVDIFLKLSNNIKGESQDDTHRNNIDVLAWNWGLTQSGTTHVGSGGGGGKVNVQDITLTKYVDLASNDLIKRCTNGEHIENGELIVRKSGGTAPVEYFRIKMENIMITSYNTGGSKDGLDRIQETLTLNFRKFEVLYTLQEESGAAGAETMAGWDIAENKEWNA
- the tssC gene encoding type VI secretion system contractile sheath large subunit; amino-acid sequence: MAQAPQQAGKENAGLAELDEFSDILRQTIKPRTDVAAKEVDNAVVALVNEALQDETLIGEDVIDTITAMLAKMDKKLSDQLNEVMHHDEFQKLEASWRGLAYTINNSETDATLRVKVLNASKQELAAMMRRYPGAKWDKSPLHLKIYEQEFGTLGGKPFGALVGDYYFDQSTADVGLLRAIGKVAAAAHAPFMSSAAPELLGMDSWTEIGTPPDLSEIFETPDYAAWNSLRDSQDSRYLALTLPRVLSREPYGQNTNSVVEEFDFQEETDGHDGKQYAWMNAAHAMAVNINRAHKEYGWTVQIRGVQSGGEVLNLPSHTFETGDGSKDLKCPTEVSITDRREGELSKAGLIGLIHRKHTDKAAFIGAQTLYRPKKYVDDMATASDNMSSRLPYIFAVSRFSHYLKVMVRDKIGQNPDRLQLQTQLQSWVNKYVSGNPESASEREKAKKPLAGAKVEVVEDEENPGYYVGKFFLKPHFQLEGMDIGMSLVSKLPKGK
- the tssB gene encoding type VI secretion system contractile sheath small subunit, whose amino-acid sequence is MAADKSTDFIKRNRPPRVNISYEDPYDSEKMVELPFVMGVMSDLSGNASPVEKKPLEERDFVDVTAASLDEFMDSVTPGLTYNVENELGAEGGRLGVNLEFRSMEDFEPAAIARQIPALKKLLEARQHLANLQRYMNSKPKAQEQIRQLLNDPELMAALAARESAKSASDDGTED
- a CDS encoding type VI secretion system protein TssA — its product is MAETQALPLNWLLQPISEDAPCGPDLEAEGAPAFIDYYYEAEVRLPERYVTPGMAGVEGSIDQVFDPKSINLRAETQAISDLLRQSRDLRLLSLLARFQILAGRPGDFADTLQVMAEALIQWPDALHPGVEGSSADRRAALEELGSIKTVVMPLHYLPLAGQADATYRRYLVATGQASGRASEEGIERGPIMSTLASPAHQKLVERLHGDLGRAAQALSRIVELCAAHPTARFRPSVAETLDALTGMQKLLQEARPELVIWSSQVEPAPIPVEAPTEATPDQPSTAPAPLAALPPIDAIADRAGVRAALEGTERFLARNEPSSPALLLVTQARLLIGRPLIEALETLLPGDAGKAVIGFVPETGFALSMERMKKLSENALGGFDPQAGGTEAPAAEPLVLTSRAEVAAQLQAVEAFYAAREPASPIPILLARARGFMDKGFQSIVAELMPKAEAKG
- the tagH gene encoding type VI secretion system-associated FHA domain protein TagH produces the protein MTLTLQIENYQVLDDGGPASVQVPDGGLSAGRSGGMGWVLPDASRHISGHHFDVYLDERGWWLRDVSTNGTFLQGQRYRLDGPHPLQDGDRFQVGQYIIVVLLDQPGQGSALTPVSLPDRSQAPGFAEDPWALEGGPSAPIDPLPARHLGQRHDFADDFIPTGPSRQPARRYAPPVVPPLDDPSTFAAPPSAPREITGFQPPAAPAPEHDFVRAFCKGAGLPPDLYADVAPDQLAQVLGQTVRRVAQQVMMALQDRAAAKQFARTGERTMRGAADNNPLKFLPDVDQALETMFLKPRAGFQDGVSGFDDALNDLRLHQAALFAALQPALAKLMTDLAPETIEPEAETGRLGGNKRAKAWEIFVERWDKKTAPHENGMLDEFLIHFSAAYRDMVERQGGVAGKEPKDG
- a CDS encoding DUF6931 family protein, encoding MNDSTPPPTRSDADKTRPPIGALRFDTPQDLYLRLPEIAELTQQRPRPGEDPLAFLGRLRASTTPEEAVTYTAFAALPQMSVRWGYECLRLMADYLDPMERPMMELVAAWLNHPSTAMRQRIARDALWAPSRTPSVLLGLAVAWSGGPVAPNDPMPAPLHRAPRSVNSAVLSCLARAELHRRPIFLARFIDMAETLFRVY
- a CDS encoding BCCT family transporter; translated protein: MTETGGTPQPDDDLFHDTDYVVGQDNIEGSLGPVGFDIHNPVFVVSALTAMTFILLTLIFPETAGGVFQSIVSFATQTLDWYFMIVVDFFVIFCFALIVSPYGGIRLGGKDAEPEYSYLSWFAMLFAAGIGIGLLFFGVLEPVYHMNVSSPLGVPSPIGPDGQIIPENIAEARALGIAGTYFHWGLHGWAVYVVMALALSLFTYNKGLPFSIRSAFYPILGERVWGWWGHAIDILAVFSTLFGLATSLGLGAQQANAGLNFVFGLEVNTSTQVIIIILVTAVALVSVWRGLDGGVKILSEINMVMALLFFLFVLFAGPTLAALDGFWTGLVTYVRDFIPLSAPFGREDDAYREGWSAFYWAWWVSWAPFVGMFIARVSRGRTVREFVICVLLIPSLMIFIWMGVFGGIAIETLFADPENSLVKEYVIDNYSPELSLFGMLAELPLTGLMSTIAIVLALVFFVTSSDSGSLVVDTITAGGKIDAPKPQRIFWATIEGLIAIVLLIGGGLSALQAGVTATGIPFSVVMVLMCYSIIKALQTEPR